From a region of the Gossypium raimondii isolate GPD5lz chromosome 10, ASM2569854v1, whole genome shotgun sequence genome:
- the LOC105777040 gene encoding probable hexosyltransferase MUCI70 isoform X2 gives MRDDDNTIWENVIEGRLTHTLNEKIIIVKRFYGEDYGMVVGEIHNLCTNSSAFLPALRYLQGKADTFGGNFETQKRFSYFNYSNDEIKVPCGFLKEFPVSDSDRIAMESCNGVVVVSAIFNDHDKIRQPVGLGSQTLVDTCFFMFIDDITLQGLYDHKLIPQNSPDYKVGVWRIVKVFSEKLYENPAMNGVIPKYLVHRLFPHSKFSIWIDAKLQLMVDPLLLIHSLVVSKDVDMAISKHPYYVHTMEEAMATARWKKWSDIDGLTQQMETYCKNGLKPWTTDKLPYTTDVPDSALILRKHGWGSNLFSCLLFNELEGFNPRDQLGFAFVRDKMNPKLKLNMFEVEVFEKIVVEYRHNLKKTGNVKAVSSGGGVSKKTKRERSHGHLVLTDSSCQNYLLKMWGESHS, from the exons ATGAGGGATGATGACAACACAATATGGGAAAACGTTATAGAAGGAAGGCTCACACACAcactaaatgaaaaaataataatagtgaaGCGCTTTTATGGGGAAG ATTATGGAATGGTGGTGGGGGAGATCCATAATTTATGTACGAATTCTTCAGCATTTTTGCCGGCTCTGAGGTATTTACAAGGGAAAGCCGACACTTTTGGAGGAAATTTTGAAACCCAGAagagattttcttattttaattattccaatGATGAAATTAAAGTCCCTTGTGGATTTTTAAAGGAGTTTCCTGTTAGTGATTCTG ATCGAATCGCCATGGAAAGCTGCAATGGAGTTGTTGTAgtatctgcaatcttcaacgaTCATGACAAAATCCGGCAACCAGTAGGCCTCGGATCCCAAACCCTAGTCGACACATGTTTCTTcatgttcatagatgatataaCCCTTCAAGGACTCTACGACCATAAATTAATCCCACAAAACTCGCCCGATTATAAAGTCGGTGTTTGGAGAATCGTTAAAGTTTTCTCCGAGAAACTCTACGAAAATCCGGCAATGAACGGCGTGATACCGAAGTATCTAGTTCATAGACTTTTCCCACACTCGAAATTCAGCATTTGGATCGACGCGAAGCTTCAACTAATGGTCGATCCGTTGCTGCTGATACATTCTCTCGTTGTATCGAAGGACGTGGATATGGCGATATCGAAGCATCCATATTATGTTCATACGATGGAAGAAGCGATGGCCACGGCACGGTGGAAGAAATGGTCGGATATTGATGGCTTGACACAGCAAATGGAGACTTACTGTAAAAATGGATTGAAGCCATGGACTACTGATAAGCTACCTTACACCACAG ATGTACCAGATAGTGCATTAATATTGAGAAAACATGGATGGGGAAGCAACCTTTTCTCTTGCCTTTTGTTCAATGAGTTGGAAGGTTTTAACCCTAGGGACCAACTGGGTTTTGCATTTGTAAGGGACAAGATGAACCCAAAGCTGAAGTTGAACATGTTTGAAGTGGAAGTGTTCGAGAAGATTGTTGTGGAATATAGGCACAACCTTAAAAAGACTGGGAACGTTAAAGCTGTTTCGAGTGGTGGGGGCGTATCTAAGAAGACCAAAAGGGAAAGAAGCCATGGGCATCTGGTTTTGACTGACAGTAGTTGTCAGAATTATCTTTTGAAAATGTGGGGTGAATCCCATAGTtga
- the LOC105777040 gene encoding probable hexosyltransferase MUCI70 isoform X1 has product MGKVTATRTPLFFQSKLLCISVLYLFTTLFLAFYRSVSPTTCLFRSSPSDPIQSPLFYYPSSYGEHKYAITTHRHSCSSPVFFSDYGMVVGEIHNLCTNSSAFLPALRYLQGKADTFGGNFETQKRFSYFNYSNDEIKVPCGFLKEFPVSDSDRIAMESCNGVVVVSAIFNDHDKIRQPVGLGSQTLVDTCFFMFIDDITLQGLYDHKLIPQNSPDYKVGVWRIVKVFSEKLYENPAMNGVIPKYLVHRLFPHSKFSIWIDAKLQLMVDPLLLIHSLVVSKDVDMAISKHPYYVHTMEEAMATARWKKWSDIDGLTQQMETYCKNGLKPWTTDKLPYTTDVPDSALILRKHGWGSNLFSCLLFNELEGFNPRDQLGFAFVRDKMNPKLKLNMFEVEVFEKIVVEYRHNLKKTGNVKAVSSGGGVSKKTKRERSHGHLVLTDSSCQNYLLKMWGESHS; this is encoded by the exons ATGGGGAAGGTAACGGCCACGAGAACTCCTCTGTTCTTCCAATCAAAACTTCTCTGTATTTCTGTTTTGTACCTCTTCACCACTCTCTTCCTTGCTTTTTACCGCTCCGTCTCCCCCACCACTTGCCTCTTTCGATCCTCCCCTTCCGACCCTATTCAATCCCCTCTCTTTTATTACCCTTCTTCCTATGGAGAACACAAGTATGCCATCACCACTCACCGACATTCTTGTTCCTCCCCTGTTTTTTTCTCTG ATTATGGAATGGTGGTGGGGGAGATCCATAATTTATGTACGAATTCTTCAGCATTTTTGCCGGCTCTGAGGTATTTACAAGGGAAAGCCGACACTTTTGGAGGAAATTTTGAAACCCAGAagagattttcttattttaattattccaatGATGAAATTAAAGTCCCTTGTGGATTTTTAAAGGAGTTTCCTGTTAGTGATTCTG ATCGAATCGCCATGGAAAGCTGCAATGGAGTTGTTGTAgtatctgcaatcttcaacgaTCATGACAAAATCCGGCAACCAGTAGGCCTCGGATCCCAAACCCTAGTCGACACATGTTTCTTcatgttcatagatgatataaCCCTTCAAGGACTCTACGACCATAAATTAATCCCACAAAACTCGCCCGATTATAAAGTCGGTGTTTGGAGAATCGTTAAAGTTTTCTCCGAGAAACTCTACGAAAATCCGGCAATGAACGGCGTGATACCGAAGTATCTAGTTCATAGACTTTTCCCACACTCGAAATTCAGCATTTGGATCGACGCGAAGCTTCAACTAATGGTCGATCCGTTGCTGCTGATACATTCTCTCGTTGTATCGAAGGACGTGGATATGGCGATATCGAAGCATCCATATTATGTTCATACGATGGAAGAAGCGATGGCCACGGCACGGTGGAAGAAATGGTCGGATATTGATGGCTTGACACAGCAAATGGAGACTTACTGTAAAAATGGATTGAAGCCATGGACTACTGATAAGCTACCTTACACCACAG ATGTACCAGATAGTGCATTAATATTGAGAAAACATGGATGGGGAAGCAACCTTTTCTCTTGCCTTTTGTTCAATGAGTTGGAAGGTTTTAACCCTAGGGACCAACTGGGTTTTGCATTTGTAAGGGACAAGATGAACCCAAAGCTGAAGTTGAACATGTTTGAAGTGGAAGTGTTCGAGAAGATTGTTGTGGAATATAGGCACAACCTTAAAAAGACTGGGAACGTTAAAGCTGTTTCGAGTGGTGGGGGCGTATCTAAGAAGACCAAAAGGGAAAGAAGCCATGGGCATCTGGTTTTGACTGACAGTAGTTGTCAGAATTATCTTTTGAAAATGTGGGGTGAATCCCATAGTtga